In Pedobacter sp. SL55, the following proteins share a genomic window:
- a CDS encoding MATE family efflux transporter — protein MTQPVEAKSRLSNFFNVLVQAFKGAEIDYTSISIRKAIVLLAIPMMLEMIMESVFVLVDLYFVGHLPNSAEAIQIVGLTESVLTIIYSLAMGLGMAATAVVARRIGEKNTEAASRAGMQTIAIATTISILISMAGLIFAKDILLLMGATESTATEGITFVRIMMGTSIAIMLLFLINGIFRGAGNAAIAMQSLFIANIINITLCPILIRGLGPIPALGLTGAALATAIGRSTGVLYQIYHLAKGSNNLKMKLAYLKPQAAQIKAIVKIAAPAVFQFSIASCSYIFLQELVATTAGEIGSAGFLTGLRLMMFFILPAWGLSNAAATLVGQNMGAGRIDRAEQSVLVTVKYAAIFMAVVTILFLTCGHLFASFFTEDQEVRKVAVEALRIMSYGFVLYGVGMVLISAFNGAGDTWTPTKINVVVFWLFQIPLAYFLAKYLTMGPTGVFIAIPVAEIGITIAAYIIFKRGNWKKTAV, from the coding sequence ATGACACAACCAGTTGAGGCAAAATCACGTTTGTCTAATTTTTTCAATGTACTTGTTCAGGCCTTTAAAGGTGCCGAAATCGATTATACTTCCATCAGTATCAGAAAAGCTATTGTACTTTTGGCTATTCCAATGATGCTGGAAATGATCATGGAATCGGTATTTGTATTGGTAGATCTTTACTTTGTGGGGCATTTACCGAACAGTGCTGAAGCCATTCAAATTGTAGGCTTAACCGAATCTGTTTTAACCATTATTTACTCATTAGCCATGGGTTTGGGCATGGCGGCTACAGCAGTGGTTGCCCGCCGAATTGGCGAAAAAAACACCGAAGCTGCATCAAGAGCGGGCATGCAAACCATTGCAATTGCCACTACAATATCTATCCTAATTAGTATGGCAGGATTAATATTTGCAAAGGATATTTTACTGCTAATGGGTGCTACAGAAAGTACAGCTACAGAAGGAATTACTTTTGTACGGATAATGATGGGCACCAGCATAGCCATTATGTTGCTGTTTCTCATCAACGGTATTTTTAGAGGTGCAGGTAACGCCGCTATCGCTATGCAAAGTTTGTTTATAGCCAATATCATTAACATTACCTTATGCCCTATTTTAATACGCGGCTTAGGCCCAATACCTGCTTTAGGATTAACTGGTGCAGCTTTGGCAACCGCAATTGGCCGTAGCACAGGTGTGCTGTATCAAATTTACCATTTAGCAAAAGGCAGCAACAATTTAAAAATGAAACTGGCTTACTTAAAGCCTCAAGCAGCTCAAATAAAAGCCATTGTTAAAATTGCAGCGCCGGCAGTTTTCCAATTTAGTATTGCTTCTTGTAGTTATATCTTTCTGCAAGAATTGGTTGCAACTACAGCGGGAGAAATTGGTTCTGCGGGCTTTTTAACGGGTTTAAGATTAATGATGTTTTTCATTTTACCAGCTTGGGGACTGAGCAATGCGGCCGCTACCTTAGTTGGTCAAAATATGGGTGCTGGCAGAATAGACAGAGCAGAACAATCTGTATTGGTAACGGTAAAGTATGCTGCAATTTTTATGGCAGTAGTTACCATATTGTTTTTAACCTGTGGCCATTTATTTGCTTCGTTTTTTACAGAAGACCAAGAAGTTAGAAAGGTAGCAGTTGAAGCTTTAAGGATAATGAGCTACGGTTTTGTACTTTATGGTGTTGGAATGGTATTAATAAGTGCATTTAATGGCGCTGGCGATACTTGGACACCCACTAAAATTAACGTGGTTGTATTTTGGTTGTTTCAAATACCTTTGGCTTACTTCCTCGCTAAATATTTAACAATGGGACCAACAGGTGTGTTTATAGCCATCCCAGTAGCCGAAATTGGAATTACCATTGCTGCTTATATTATTTTTAAAAGAGGTAATTGGAAGAAAACAGCGGTTTAA
- a CDS encoding REP-associated tyrosine transposase, with product MSSKYKFHNKEGLYFVSFAVVNWIDVFVRPIYSEILVESFNYCRKNLGMEVFCWCIMPSHLHLIFRANDKSQQMVLGRFKEYTSKQIVKTIQENTKESRREWMLWMFKRAGAKSSNVKEYQFWQHDNHPIELWSAEVIEQKANYIHYNPVVAGFVNEPHEWRYSSAIDYSGGKGLIEVTHL from the coding sequence ATGAGTAGCAAATATAAATTTCATAACAAAGAAGGCTTATATTTCGTAAGCTTTGCAGTAGTAAATTGGATTGATGTATTCGTTAGGCCTATTTACAGCGAGATTTTAGTGGAGAGTTTTAATTATTGCAGAAAAAACTTAGGGATGGAGGTGTTTTGTTGGTGTATTATGCCTAGCCACTTACATTTAATATTTAGAGCTAATGATAAAAGCCAGCAAATGGTTTTGGGCAGATTTAAAGAATATACTTCAAAACAAATAGTGAAAACTATTCAAGAAAATACAAAAGAAAGTAGGCGAGAGTGGATGCTGTGGATGTTCAAACGAGCAGGTGCTAAAAGTAGTAATGTAAAAGAGTATCAATTTTGGCAACACGATAATCATCCAATTGAGCTATGGAGTGCTGAAGTAATTGAGCAAAAAGCTAACTACATACACTATAATCCAGTGGTAGCGGGTTTTGTGAACGAGCCGCACGAGTGGCGTTACAGTAGTGCTATTGATTATAGTGGTGGAAAAGGTTTAATAGAAGTTACTCATTTGTAA
- a CDS encoding IS4 family transposase — protein MTRKPPFHFVELSHQFISSQINIEKYRTCRKDFTRNRKFGFRELSLFMLRTLKQNIQVELQKFLDDIKSCVYSFTTSAFVQGRKKIKPDMFLDLNAAIASDFYRDNDDSVQLYKGHRLLAIDGSTINLPISPSTIAEYGFCNNQKKTDDVVMARVSILYDVLNEIAIDGRLSRFSVGEVALARQQLLLAQSGDIVIMDRAYTSFGAMHQMDGDGIHFICRCKIAYSNATRDFALSGKDDDILVLSPKQNRSFNGLQYDKNASLTVRMLRVPLSTGEYEILITSLLDARAYPYADFKELYFKRWAIETYYNRFKNIIGVEHFSGTSCQFILQEFYCALYMSNMQAILTMDAQQQARKKYEHRTYEYRINASLSLCFIRNRLIELFSSKTGKEAMDELEQLFVKNVVPLRPNRNFDRKTDKYRQRTKPKQFKNRRINL, from the coding sequence ATGACAAGAAAACCACCGTTTCATTTTGTTGAGCTTAGCCACCAATTTATATCTTCGCAGATCAATATTGAAAAATACAGAACCTGTCGAAAAGATTTTACCAGAAACCGAAAATTTGGCTTTAGAGAGTTATCTTTATTCATGTTGAGGACATTGAAACAAAACATACAGGTCGAATTGCAAAAGTTTCTTGATGATATTAAGAGCTGTGTTTACAGCTTTACCACCAGTGCTTTTGTACAGGGGCGTAAAAAGATAAAGCCCGATATGTTCCTTGATCTCAACGCTGCCATCGCCTCTGATTTTTATCGGGACAATGACGATTCGGTACAGCTTTACAAGGGACACAGGCTGCTAGCTATAGACGGTTCAACCATCAACCTTCCAATAAGCCCAAGTACGATAGCGGAATACGGCTTCTGCAATAATCAGAAAAAGACCGATGATGTGGTTATGGCCAGGGTTTCCATCCTCTATGACGTGCTCAACGAAATTGCTATCGATGGCCGCCTTTCACGTTTTAGTGTAGGCGAGGTCGCCCTTGCCCGCCAACAGCTTCTGCTTGCACAAAGCGGCGATATTGTCATCATGGACAGGGCATACACCAGTTTTGGTGCGATGCACCAGATGGACGGAGATGGGATCCATTTTATATGCAGGTGTAAGATAGCCTATTCCAATGCAACCAGGGATTTTGCGCTTTCGGGGAAGGATGACGATATTCTGGTCTTGTCCCCCAAGCAGAACAGGTCGTTTAATGGTCTGCAATATGATAAAAACGCATCTCTTACAGTCAGGATGCTTCGGGTACCGTTGAGCACTGGAGAGTATGAAATCCTGATTACCTCGCTATTGGACGCTAGGGCTTATCCCTACGCAGATTTTAAGGAGCTCTACTTCAAAAGATGGGCGATAGAAACCTATTATAACAGGTTTAAGAATATTATAGGCGTAGAACATTTTTCTGGGACAAGCTGTCAGTTTATACTACAGGAATTTTATTGTGCGCTGTACATGAGCAATATGCAGGCCATATTGACCATGGATGCACAACAACAGGCTCGGAAAAAATACGAACACCGTACCTATGAATACAGGATAAATGCATCTTTGTCGCTTTGTTTCATCCGCAACAGGCTGATAGAACTCTTTAGCAGCAAAACGGGCAAAGAAGCTATGGACGAACTGGAACAGCTCTTTGTCAAAAACGTTGTACCACTTAGGCCTAACAGGAATTTTGACAGAAAAACCGATAAATACAGGCAGAGAACAAAGCCAAAGCAGTTCAAAAATCGAAGAATTAACCTGTGA
- a CDS encoding acyl-CoA thioesterase — translation MIQNQYSIFESELTVRPDDIDMFNHVHNSKYLDYVLAARYEQMEKFYGMSWEKFEEMGFGWVVSKVTIAFKRPLKMGDQMLIRTGILEMNEKGSNVQFEIINKKTGKVASDGVFEYVMIDLKTQRSCKVTQEMIEAYSI, via the coding sequence ATGATACAGAACCAATACAGCATTTTTGAAAGTGAGTTAACTGTTCGTCCAGATGATATTGATATGTTTAACCACGTACATAACAGCAAATATTTAGATTATGTATTGGCCGCCCGTTACGAGCAAATGGAGAAATTTTATGGTATGAGCTGGGAAAAATTCGAGGAAATGGGCTTTGGTTGGGTGGTATCTAAAGTGACCATCGCTTTTAAACGCCCCTTAAAAATGGGCGACCAAATGCTGATTAGAACTGGTATTTTGGAAATGAATGAAAAAGGTAGCAATGTTCAATTCGAAATCATTAACAAAAAAACTGGCAAAGTGGCTTCGGATGGTGTCTTTGAATATGTAATGATTGATTTGAAAACGCAGCGTTCTTGTAAGGTAACGCAAGAAATGATTGAAGCTTATAGTATTTAA
- the mqnE gene encoding aminofutalosine synthase MqnE has protein sequence MQSLDILIQNPNLAQPLKDIAIKVKDGVRISFDEGVYLYENAELSYLGVLANYIREQKHGDQTYFNRNFHIEPTNICVYDCKFCSYSRMIKQREEGWEMEVDGMIDILKKYDDEPVTEVHITGGVVPKQNLDFYADFFRKAKAHRPDLHIKALTPVEYYYIFKKAKLSHYDGMKYLKEAGLDSMPGGGAEIFHPEVREKIAHDKCNAEQWLDIHEQAHKLGMRSNATMLYGHIEQFWHRVDHMERLRQLQDKTGGFQAFIPLKFRNQNNQMSDVAEVSVVEDLRNYAIARIYLDNFEHIKAYWAMISRETAQLSLNFGVDDIDGTLDDTTKIYSMAGAEEQTPAMSTKELVELIKNVKRQPIERDTLYNVVTDYTNHVFEEEVKPSYYKLPVVN, from the coding sequence GTGCAGTCGTTAGATATTTTGATACAAAATCCAAATTTAGCTCAACCATTAAAAGATATCGCCATTAAAGTAAAAGATGGTGTTCGTATCAGTTTCGATGAAGGTGTTTATTTGTACGAAAACGCCGAGCTTAGCTATCTAGGTGTTTTAGCCAATTATATTCGTGAGCAAAAGCATGGAGATCAAACCTATTTCAACAGGAATTTCCATATTGAGCCAACAAATATCTGTGTGTACGATTGTAAGTTTTGCTCTTACAGCCGTATGATTAAACAACGCGAAGAAGGTTGGGAGATGGAGGTAGATGGCATGATCGATATCCTTAAAAAATATGATGATGAGCCAGTAACCGAAGTACATATTACTGGTGGCGTGGTGCCTAAGCAAAACTTAGATTTTTATGCTGATTTTTTCCGCAAAGCAAAAGCACATCGTCCTGATTTACATATTAAAGCACTTACGCCAGTAGAGTATTACTACATCTTCAAAAAGGCAAAGTTAAGCCACTATGATGGCATGAAATACTTAAAAGAAGCTGGGCTCGATTCGATGCCAGGCGGCGGTGCTGAGATCTTTCATCCAGAAGTAAGAGAAAAAATTGCCCATGATAAATGTAATGCCGAGCAGTGGTTAGATATTCATGAGCAGGCGCACAAGTTAGGTATGCGCTCTAATGCAACTATGCTTTACGGTCATATTGAGCAGTTTTGGCACAGGGTAGACCACATGGAGCGTTTGCGTCAATTACAGGATAAAACTGGTGGTTTTCAAGCTTTCATCCCATTGAAGTTTAGAAACCAAAATAACCAGATGAGCGATGTAGCGGAGGTTTCTGTAGTAGAGGATTTGCGTAACTATGCGATTGCACGTATCTATCTAGATAACTTTGAGCATATTAAAGCATATTGGGCAATGATCAGTAGAGAAACTGCTCAATTGAGTTTAAATTTCGGAGTAGACGATATTGATGGTACTTTAGATGATACCACAAAAATTTATTCAATGGCAGGTGCCGAAGAGCAAACACCTGCTATGAGCACTAAAGAATTGGTAGAATTAATCAAAAACGTGAAACGCCAACCCATAGAAAGAGACACACTTTATAATGTAGTAACAGATTATACCAATCATGTTTTTGAGGAAGAGGTTAAACCATCTTATTATAAATTGCCAGTGGTTAATTAA
- a CDS encoding histidine phosphatase family protein has translation MKELYIIRHGETELNRLGIVQGRGVNADLNDTGIAQATAFFNKYSVVKFDKIYTSSLVRTHQTVKGFIDLGLPWEQLDGLDELAWGEWEGKPNTPEAREAFRAVVKEWQLGNYDAKFGGGESPNEVAARMAKAMDHIKKQADEKLVLICMHGRAMRLLLCLLLDRPMSDMEEFPHSNTTLYRLQYDDNKFTLLDANNTSHLAQL, from the coding sequence ATGAAAGAACTTTACATCATCCGCCACGGCGAAACAGAATTAAATAGATTAGGAATTGTACAAGGAAGAGGCGTAAATGCCGACTTGAATGATACAGGAATTGCACAAGCTACCGCCTTCTTTAATAAGTATAGTGTTGTTAAATTTGATAAGATATATACCTCATCTTTAGTTAGAACACATCAAACAGTTAAAGGCTTTATAGATTTAGGTTTGCCTTGGGAACAGTTAGATGGCCTAGACGAATTGGCTTGGGGCGAATGGGAAGGAAAACCCAATACGCCAGAAGCTAGAGAAGCATTTAGAGCGGTGGTTAAAGAATGGCAGTTGGGAAACTATGATGCTAAATTTGGCGGAGGCGAAAGCCCAAACGAAGTGGCCGCCCGTATGGCAAAAGCAATGGATCATATCAAAAAACAAGCAGATGAAAAATTGGTTTTGATTTGTATGCATGGTAGAGCAATGCGTTTATTGTTATGTCTTTTATTAGATAGACCCATGAGCGATATGGAAGAATTTCCGCATTCTAATACCACGCTTTATCGTTTGCAATACGATGATAACAAATTTACGCTGCTGGATGCAAACAACACTTCACACTTAGCACAATTATAG
- a CDS encoding menaquinone biosynthetic enzyme MqnA/MqnD family protein, whose translation MEKIKISAVSYTNTKPFIYGIQNSTILEKIDLSLDIPADCAKKLIENQVDIGLIPVAAIPFVPNAQIISSFCIGSVGAVNSVFIFSDVPIQEIKTVKLDPQSRTSNNLAKVLLKNHFNVEVTFTTDQNATTDAIVLIGDRTFGRKTDFNYAYDLGEEWMKFTGLPFMFAAWVANKPISEEFLKEFDIALAKGISNIPTVINQLPAIKGIDIADYLLHKLNFELNEDKLKAKDLFLSLIAQL comes from the coding sequence TTGGAGAAGATTAAAATTTCTGCCGTTTCTTATACCAACACCAAGCCGTTTATTTACGGTATACAAAACTCAACTATCTTAGAAAAAATCGACTTAAGTTTAGATATTCCTGCGGATTGCGCCAAAAAATTGATCGAAAATCAAGTTGACATAGGTTTAATTCCTGTTGCGGCTATTCCTTTTGTACCAAATGCACAAATTATCAGTTCTTTTTGCATTGGCTCGGTTGGTGCAGTAAATTCTGTATTTATCTTTTCGGATGTACCTATACAAGAAATTAAGACGGTTAAGCTAGATCCACAATCTCGTACATCTAATAATTTAGCTAAGGTTTTATTAAAGAACCACTTTAACGTTGAAGTAACATTTACTACCGACCAAAATGCAACTACAGATGCTATTGTATTAATTGGAGATAGAACTTTTGGCCGTAAAACAGATTTTAACTATGCTTACGATTTGGGAGAGGAGTGGATGAAATTTACTGGTCTGCCTTTTATGTTTGCTGCTTGGGTGGCGAATAAACCTATATCAGAAGAGTTTTTAAAAGAATTTGATATCGCATTAGCTAAAGGTATTTCTAATATTCCAACGGTAATAAATCAATTGCCGGCTATTAAAGGTATAGACATTGCAGATTATCTATTGCATAAATTAAACTTTGAGCTTAATGAAGATAAACTAAAAGCGAAAGATTTGTTTTTAAGTTTGATAGCACAACTTTAA
- a CDS encoding response regulator — METADKKCVYVLEDNANIADIIEFLLVEELYEVKVCKNAKSFWEQMRLHIPDMIVLDVILPDANGIDICTILKKDVRTHHIPVMMMSGNNHLNKVKSKCDADSYINKPFDLNDFIGRVDYYSRLIN; from the coding sequence ATGGAAACAGCAGATAAAAAATGTGTTTATGTGTTGGAAGACAATGCCAACATAGCAGATATTATTGAGTTTTTGTTAGTGGAAGAACTTTACGAGGTTAAGGTTTGCAAAAATGCAAAATCTTTTTGGGAGCAGATGCGTTTACATATACCTGATATGATTGTTTTGGATGTAATTTTGCCAGATGCAAATGGTATCGATATCTGTACTATATTGAAAAAAGATGTTAGAACACATCATATTCCTGTAATGATGATGTCTGGTAATAACCACTTAAACAAAGTAAAATCTAAATGCGACGCCGATAGTTACATCAATAAACCCTTTGATTTAAATGATTTTATAGGCAGAGTTGATTACTATAGTAGATTAATAAACTGA
- a CDS encoding 2'-5' RNA ligase family protein has protein sequence MILSAKPQYSIVLLPPQEGIDYVANLKNQLNSKIGWYNSRNAKAHVTVCEFTADLDELDRIINDLKEIASYEIPHHLVFDGVDSYANGAVFLKPNAETKAPLTALMGRVQKNLGVTNQYKSKSPHMSIGRKLSEENVALALSMFAGAKLEFNCANLVLRKFNHKIKQYVVFSEDFPFLGLTRKEEAQQSLF, from the coding sequence ATGATTCTGTCTGCAAAACCACAATATTCTATCGTACTGCTTCCTCCTCAAGAAGGAATTGACTATGTTGCTAACTTAAAAAATCAATTAAATTCTAAAATTGGGTGGTACAACAGTAGAAATGCCAAAGCACACGTTACGGTATGCGAATTTACTGCCGATTTGGATGAATTGGATAGAATTATTAACGATTTGAAAGAGATTGCAAGTTATGAAATTCCGCATCATTTGGTTTTTGATGGTGTAGATAGTTATGCTAATGGAGCCGTATTTTTAAAACCTAATGCCGAAACGAAGGCTCCCTTAACGGCGTTGATGGGTAGGGTTCAGAAAAATCTCGGTGTTACAAATCAATATAAAAGCAAATCGCCGCACATGTCTATAGGTAGAAAGCTGAGCGAGGAAAATGTAGCACTGGCATTGTCTATGTTTGCTGGCGCTAAATTAGAATTTAACTGTGCTAATCTGGTATTGAGAAAATTTAATCACAAGATCAAACAGTATGTGGTTTTTTCGGAAGATTTTCCGTTTTTAGGATTAACACGTAAAGAAGAGGCGCAGCAAAGTCTATTTTAA
- the mutS gene encoding DNA mismatch repair protein MutS, whose protein sequence is MAKAKETVTPLMQQYNTIKAKYPGALLLFRVGDFYETFGEDAIKTANILGIVLTKRGTGPNGALELAGFPHHSLENYLSKLVRAGQRVAICDQLEDPKMTKTIVKRGVTELVTPGVAYSDNILNQKSNNYLAAVYFEKTAMGVAFCDISTGEFLVAQGSAEYVDKLLQSFKPTEVVFQKSKRSDFATLFGDKFYTFHIDDWAFTEDYATEVLTKHFEVNSLKGFGVDKLTAGIVAAGVVLYYLGETEHRNLQHITSISRVEEEKYMWLDRFTIRNLELVSSANDNAVTLFEVLDDTCTPMGARLLHKWIIMPLKELKPIQERLGMVDYLVKNEMLADELLQHIKPIGDLERLISKVGLQKAGPRELLQLKRALAHTEEIKRLAEESKNPYLEVLASQLNPCTTIKDKLERELQADPPALLIKGNVIADGVDDELDRLRKIAFGGKEFLVEIQRREIEATGIPSLKISFNNVFGYYLEVTHTHKDKVPESWIRKQTLVNAERYITPELKEYEEQILGAEEKIQAIEVRLYNELMYQVAHFIKPIQLNAYLVAQLDVLLCFAQLAVKNYYTKPELNNKKELDIKGGRHPVIEKRLPVGEEYITNDVYLDNDTQQIMMITGPNMSGKSAILRQSALIVLMAQMGCFVPAKSATIGIVDKIFTRVGASDNLSSGESTFMVEMNETASILNNISDRSLILLDEIGRGTSTYDGISIAWAIAEYLHEHPTARPKTLFATHYHELNDLENTMSRIKNYNVTSKELQNKIIFLRKLVPGGSEHSFGIQVAKMAGMPAKLIARANEILKRLEIDRTEGQSIKDSIKKVQNQAYQLQMFAIDDPVLVKIRDSLNNLDVNTLTPVEALLKLDEIQRLIKN, encoded by the coding sequence TTGGCCAAAGCAAAAGAAACCGTTACCCCGTTAATGCAGCAATACAATACCATTAAGGCAAAATATCCTGGTGCGTTATTGTTATTTAGAGTAGGAGATTTTTACGAAACTTTTGGCGAAGATGCCATTAAAACTGCCAATATTTTAGGAATTGTTTTAACCAAACGTGGTACAGGACCTAATGGCGCATTAGAGCTAGCAGGTTTTCCGCATCATTCGCTAGAAAATTACCTTTCTAAATTGGTTAGGGCAGGGCAAAGGGTGGCCATTTGCGATCAGTTGGAAGACCCCAAGATGACCAAAACCATTGTAAAACGTGGTGTTACAGAGTTGGTTACGCCTGGCGTTGCTTACAGCGACAATATCTTAAACCAAAAATCTAACAATTACCTTGCTGCTGTATACTTTGAAAAAACAGCTATGGGTGTTGCTTTTTGCGATATTTCTACTGGAGAGTTTTTAGTAGCCCAAGGCAGTGCCGAGTATGTAGATAAGCTTTTACAGAGCTTTAAACCTACAGAAGTAGTGTTTCAAAAGAGTAAAAGAAGTGATTTTGCGACATTGTTTGGCGATAAATTTTATACTTTTCATATTGATGATTGGGCTTTTACCGAAGATTATGCTACCGAAGTTTTAACCAAACATTTTGAAGTTAATTCGCTTAAAGGTTTTGGTGTTGATAAGCTGACGGCTGGAATTGTAGCTGCAGGAGTGGTGTTGTACTACCTTGGCGAAACCGAACATAGAAACTTGCAGCACATTACTTCTATTTCTCGTGTTGAGGAAGAGAAATATATGTGGCTAGACCGCTTTACCATCCGCAATTTGGAGTTGGTAAGCTCTGCTAACGACAATGCAGTAACCTTATTTGAAGTTTTAGATGATACTTGTACGCCAATGGGTGCAAGGTTATTGCACAAATGGATCATTATGCCGTTGAAAGAATTGAAGCCAATTCAGGAACGTTTAGGCATGGTAGATTATTTGGTTAAAAATGAAATGCTTGCCGATGAGCTTTTACAGCATATTAAACCTATAGGAGATTTAGAGCGTTTGATTTCTAAGGTGGGTTTGCAGAAAGCTGGTCCGAGGGAGTTGCTGCAATTGAAACGTGCATTGGCTCATACAGAAGAGATTAAGCGTTTAGCCGAAGAAAGTAAAAACCCCTATTTAGAGGTTTTAGCTTCGCAGTTAAATCCTTGTACCACCATAAAAGATAAGTTAGAAAGAGAATTACAGGCCGACCCACCTGCCTTGTTAATTAAAGGAAATGTAATTGCCGATGGGGTTGATGACGAACTAGATAGACTACGTAAGATTGCTTTTGGTGGTAAGGAGTTTTTGGTAGAAATTCAACGTCGTGAGATAGAAGCAACAGGTATTCCTTCCTTAAAAATATCATTTAATAATGTTTTTGGCTATTATTTAGAGGTTACCCATACCCATAAAGACAAAGTTCCTGAAAGTTGGATACGTAAACAAACTTTGGTTAACGCAGAGCGATACATTACACCCGAACTAAAGGAATACGAAGAACAAATTTTAGGTGCCGAAGAAAAAATTCAAGCTATTGAGGTTCGTTTATATAACGAATTGATGTATCAGGTTGCGCATTTTATTAAGCCGATACAATTAAATGCCTACTTGGTTGCGCAATTAGATGTGCTTTTGTGTTTTGCTCAATTAGCCGTTAAAAATTATTACACCAAGCCAGAGCTCAACAACAAAAAAGAGCTTGATATTAAAGGTGGTCGCCATCCGGTTATCGAGAAACGTTTGCCAGTAGGCGAAGAGTACATTACAAACGACGTGTATTTGGATAATGATACACAACAAATTATGATGATTACTGGGCCTAACATGTCGGGTAAGTCGGCCATTTTACGGCAAAGTGCGTTAATTGTTTTGATGGCGCAAATGGGTTGTTTTGTTCCGGCTAAATCGGCAACTATTGGTATTGTAGATAAGATTTTCACTAGGGTAGGTGCTTCAGATAACCTTTCGAGTGGCGAAAGTACGTTTATGGTAGAAATGAACGAAACGGCCAGTATTTTGAATAATATTTCTGACAGAAGTTTGATTTTGTTAGATGAAATTGGGCGTGGTACCAGTACTTACGATGGGATCTCTATTGCTTGGGCCATTGCAGAATACCTGCACGAACACCCAACGGCAAGGCCAAAAACCTTGTTTGCAACGCATTACCATGAGCTTAATGATTTGGAAAATACCATGAGCCGCATTAAGAATTACAATGTTACCAGCAAGGAACTACAGAATAAAATCATTTTCTTGCGTAAATTAGTTCCAGGCGGTAGTGAGCATAGTTTTGGTATCCAAGTAGCGAAAATGGCCGGTATGCCTGCAAAGCTAATTGCTAGGGCTAACGAAATTTTAAAGCGTTTAGAAATAGATAGAACCGAGGGGCAAAGTATTAAAGACAGTATTAAAAAAGTTCAAAATCAAGCCTATCAGTTGCAGATGTTTGCTATAGATGACCCTGTGCTAGTAAAAATCCGCGACTCGCTAAATAACTTGGATGTAAATACGTTAACTCCAGTAGAGGCGTTATTAAAACTTGATGAGATACAAAGGTTGATAAAGAATTAA
- a CDS encoding RNA polymerase alpha subunit C-terminal domain-containing protein, whose protein sequence is MGKTLRKCEKGHEYYKSSNCPTCPICENGQKPKDGFLAALSAPARRALTNNGIHSLKELAAYTEEEILKLHGMGKASLQKLKALLANEQLDFKR, encoded by the coding sequence ATGGGGAAAACACTACGAAAATGTGAGAAAGGGCATGAATATTACAAAAGTAGTAACTGCCCAACTTGTCCGATATGTGAAAATGGACAGAAGCCGAAAGACGGATTTTTAGCTGCACTTTCTGCACCTGCAAGAAGAGCTTTAACAAATAATGGTATTCACTCTTTAAAAGAATTAGCTGCCTATACCGAAGAAGAAATTCTGAAACTACATGGCATGGGTAAAGCCAGTTTGCAAAAGTTAAAAGCACTATTAGCTAATGAGCAATTAGATTTTAAACGATAA
- a CDS encoding C40 family peptidase: MLILKRSYLLCLVVIFVALLASCGSRKPTATTKAARAADAMANLKSKPLYRFINNWTGVRYKLGGLDKSGIDCSGFALLLQRDIYGKSLPRRSRDQAEAVRKKSLGNLKEGDLIFFSFGGREVDHVGIYLNNDFFVHASTSRGVIVDDLTLPVYQKAIVKTGTLN; the protein is encoded by the coding sequence ATGTTAATATTAAAACGAAGTTACTTATTATGTTTAGTGGTAATTTTTGTTGCGCTATTAGCATCCTGCGGTAGCAGAAAACCAACCGCTACTACCAAAGCCGCCCGAGCTGCCGATGCCATGGCCAATTTAAAAAGTAAGCCGCTTTATCGCTTCATTAACAACTGGACTGGCGTTAGGTATAAATTAGGCGGTTTAGATAAAAGTGGAATTGATTGCTCTGGTTTTGCGCTATTACTGCAAAGAGACATCTATGGTAAATCACTTCCCCGTAGATCAAGAGACCAGGCGGAAGCCGTAAGAAAGAAAAGCTTAGGTAATTTAAAGGAAGGAGATTTGATTTTCTTCTCTTTTGGTGGTAGAGAAGTAGATCATGTCGGTATCTACTTAAATAATGACTTTTTTGTGCATGCCTCAACATCAAGAGGGGTAATTGTTGATGATTTGACTTTGCCTGTGTACCAAAAAGCGATTGTGAAAACTGGAACATTGAACTGA